In Maylandia zebra isolate NMK-2024a linkage group LG12, Mzebra_GT3a, whole genome shotgun sequence, a single genomic region encodes these proteins:
- the hdr gene encoding hematopoietic death receptor isoform X1: MKHVPMFVVFVPVLVVLLKSTTAYPQAGLKVGNGRARRQANCPADQYEHGNLCCLNCKAGTYVKSPCSVDGERGQCEECDYDTYMKHDNRLKFCLKCTRCRPDEEIVSACTHTEDTKCQCKPGRFCDPNQACEVCLKCSRCAEDEEKVRNCTSTSNMECKKIQNKSGSDPGITVVVVVVVLCVLAAITFAGIFFYKRRRKMGSQRNRSDRSKAEQQYTAIQTPEDKDTQRPTSTNLILSQHLVRVKSPNIAEDERQILSPSLNSSASNSQHSLTDALTPAPQASPVVSAQLHRREEVPLPKLVPVNGEESLRKCFEYFEELDVNYHKRFFRQLEISDNVIKSKENLPYEDRIHELLHIWVEKEGKGASLNDLLQALNILNQRRTAETIHQKAVDGGHFLLL; encoded by the exons ATGAAGCACGTTCCTATGTTTGTG GTTTTTGTGCCTGTCCTGGTCGTTCTCCTCAAATCCACCACAGCATACCCACAGGCTGGTCTTAAAGTGGGAAACGGCAGAGCACGGCGGCAGGCCAACTGCCCGGCAGATCAGTACGAACACGGCAACCTCTGTTGTTTGAATTGTAAAGCTG GCACATATGTGAAATCACCCTGCAGTGTAGATGGAGAGAGGGGGCAGTGTGAGGAGTGTGACTACGATACATACATGAAGCATGACAACCGACTGAAGTTCTGCTTGAAGTGCACACGGTGTCGCCCAG ATGAGGAAATTGTAAGCGCATGCACTCACACTGAAGACACTAAATGTCAGTGCAAACCAGGGAGATTTTGTGATCCTAACCAAGCATGTGAGGTGTGCTTGAAGTGTTCACG GTGTGCAGAGGATGAAGAGAAAGTGAGGAACTGCACATCAACCTCCAACATGGAGTGCAAGAAGATCCAGAACAAATCTGGCTCTGATCCAG gtatcactgtggtggtggttgTGGTGGTGCTGTGTGTCCTCGCTGCCATAACATTTGCTGGGATATTTTTCTACAAGAGGAGACGTAAAATGG GCTCTCAGAGAAATCGGTCTGACAGGAGCAAAGCAGAACAG CAATACACTGCCATCCAGACTCCTGAGGATAAGGACACTCAAAGACCAACCAGCACAAATCTAATCCTGTCCCAGCATCTGGTGAGAGTTAAATCCCCCAACATTGCTGAGGATGAGCGTCAAATTCTCAGTCCAAGCCTCAACAGCTCAGCCAGTAACTCCCAGCACAGCCTAACAGACGCGCTCACACCTGCCCCTCAAGCCAGCCCTGTGGTTTCAGCGCAGCTTCACAGGAGG GAAGAGGTGCCACTTCCCAAGCTTGTTCCTGTGAATG gtGAAGAGTCTCTCAGGAAGTGCTTTGAATATTTTGAAGAACTAGATGTGAACTATCACAAGAGGTTTTTCCGTCAGCTTGAAATTAGTGACAATGTCATCAAAAGCAAAGAGAACCTTCCCTATGAAGACAGGATCCATGAACTGCTGCATATTTGGGTGGAGAAAGAAGGTAAAGGAGCGAGCTTAAATGACCTGCTGCAGGCTTTGAATATCCTGAACCAAAGGCGAACTGCTGAGACGATCCACCAGAAGGCTGTGGACGGCGGTCACTTCCTGCTTTTGTAG
- the hdr gene encoding hematopoietic death receptor isoform X2, which produces MKHVPMFVVFVPVLVVLLKSTTAYPQAGLKVGNGRARRQANCPADQYEHGNLCCLNCKAGTYVKSPCSVDGERGQCEECDYDTYMKHDNRLKFCLKCTRCRPDEEIVSACTHTEDTKCQCKPGRFCDPNQACEVCLKCSRCAEDEEKVRNCTSTSNMECKKIQNKSGSDPGITVVVVVVVLCVLAAITFAGIFFYKRRRKMGSQRNRSDRSKAEQQYTAIQTPEDKDTQRPTSTNLILSQHLEEVPLPKLVPVNGEESLRKCFEYFEELDVNYHKRFFRQLEISDNVIKSKENLPYEDRIHELLHIWVEKEGKGASLNDLLQALNILNQRRTAETIHQKAVDGGHFLLL; this is translated from the exons ATGAAGCACGTTCCTATGTTTGTG GTTTTTGTGCCTGTCCTGGTCGTTCTCCTCAAATCCACCACAGCATACCCACAGGCTGGTCTTAAAGTGGGAAACGGCAGAGCACGGCGGCAGGCCAACTGCCCGGCAGATCAGTACGAACACGGCAACCTCTGTTGTTTGAATTGTAAAGCTG GCACATATGTGAAATCACCCTGCAGTGTAGATGGAGAGAGGGGGCAGTGTGAGGAGTGTGACTACGATACATACATGAAGCATGACAACCGACTGAAGTTCTGCTTGAAGTGCACACGGTGTCGCCCAG ATGAGGAAATTGTAAGCGCATGCACTCACACTGAAGACACTAAATGTCAGTGCAAACCAGGGAGATTTTGTGATCCTAACCAAGCATGTGAGGTGTGCTTGAAGTGTTCACG GTGTGCAGAGGATGAAGAGAAAGTGAGGAACTGCACATCAACCTCCAACATGGAGTGCAAGAAGATCCAGAACAAATCTGGCTCTGATCCAG gtatcactgtggtggtggttgTGGTGGTGCTGTGTGTCCTCGCTGCCATAACATTTGCTGGGATATTTTTCTACAAGAGGAGACGTAAAATGG GCTCTCAGAGAAATCGGTCTGACAGGAGCAAAGCAGAACAG CAATACACTGCCATCCAGACTCCTGAGGATAAGGACACTCAAAGACCAACCAGCACAAATCTAATCCTGTCCCAGCATCTG GAAGAGGTGCCACTTCCCAAGCTTGTTCCTGTGAATG gtGAAGAGTCTCTCAGGAAGTGCTTTGAATATTTTGAAGAACTAGATGTGAACTATCACAAGAGGTTTTTCCGTCAGCTTGAAATTAGTGACAATGTCATCAAAAGCAAAGAGAACCTTCCCTATGAAGACAGGATCCATGAACTGCTGCATATTTGGGTGGAGAAAGAAGGTAAAGGAGCGAGCTTAAATGACCTGCTGCAGGCTTTGAATATCCTGAACCAAAGGCGAACTGCTGAGACGATCCACCAGAAGGCTGTGGACGGCGGTCACTTCCTGCTTTTGTAG